DNA from Deinobacterium chartae:
CATCACCGCCACGGTCTCGGAGCCGTATTCGGCCTCGAGGTACTTGCGCTTGCGCAGGCCCACCCCGTGCTCGCCGGTGCAGGTGCCGCCCAGCGCGTGCGCCTTGGCGACCATGCCCTCGCTCATGCGCCCGATACGGGCCCAGGCGTCTGCGTCGTCGGGATGGGCGTGCAGCAATACGTGGAAGTTGCCATCACCCACGTGCCCCATCACCGGAGCGTGCAGGTCCAGCTCGCGCGCTAAGCGCTCGGTCTCGGCGATCGCCTCGGGCAGCGCCGAGATCGGCACGCACACGTCGGTGGTCTGCGAGGTGTGATCGGGAAACAGCCGTTTGAGCGCGTAGTAAGCGTTATGCCGCGCCGCCCACAGCTCGGCGCGCTCGGACTCGGCCGAGGCGGTGGCGAACTGCGAACCGCCCGCGTCCTGGCACAACTCGCCGATCAGGGCCAGCTGACCCTCGAGTTCGACGCGTGAGCTGCCCGCCACCTCGATCCACAGCGTGGGCAGTTCGGGGTGAGCGCTGCCCACGTACAGGTTCACGGCCCGCACGGTCTCGGCATCGACCAGTTCGATGCGCTCAGGGTGCAGGCCCGAACCGATCACCATCACGGCCGCTTCAACCGCCGCGTCCACCGTCTCGAACACGCTGCGGGCACTTGCGACAAAGGTCGGCAGCGGGTGCAGGCGCACGGTC
Protein-coding regions in this window:
- a CDS encoding FAD-binding oxidoreductase — its product is MTQTVTYLEALQSRLGERVSTGRADLAQHAKDEGYPQTYLPDAVVYAESEQDVLAVLEIARAHGVPVTPFAAGSSLEGNALPVKGGISLDLSRMSRILSIDAPNFCATVEPGVLYRELSRQARPHGLFFAVDPGADCSLGGMASTCASGTAAVRYGTMRQQVLSMRVALLDGRVLTLGSKARKSSAGYDLKDLFIGAEGTLGIITELTVRLHPLPTFVASARSVFETVDAAVEAAVMVIGSGLHPERIELVDAETVRAVNLYVGSAHPELPTLWIEVAGSSRVELEGQLALIGELCQDAGGSQFATASAESERAELWAARHNAYYALKRLFPDHTSQTTDVCVPISALPEAIAETERLARELDLHAPVMGHVGDGNFHVLLHAHPDDADAWARIGRMSEGMVAKAHALGGTCTGEHGVGLRKRKYLEAEYGSETVAVMREVKALFDPQGLLNPGKILP